The Oryza brachyantha chromosome 6, ObraRS2, whole genome shotgun sequence region ctaataactaatttatataatactatctttgttcctaaatatttgacgacgttgatttttttataaggatttgattattcgtcttattaaaaaaattttatcaaatatgtaaagatatatatgtgcagaaaagtatatttaacgataaatgaaatgatataaaaataattaataattatgtattttttaaataagacgaatagtcaaacgtatataaaaaagtcaacggtgtcaaatatttaggaaatGAGGGAGTAGTTATCTACTATTAATACATGGCCCCACCTGTATACATACATTGTGTTTTGAAATTCGTGCTATAGCTGGTTATAAATTTGTAGCTCGCTCgttttctctttcctctctaatctatttaaaatatatttataaatggcttatagtctactattgtgTCTGCTCTTAATAGTAGTGCAGTGACACACATCGAGGAAAATGGCAGAGTATTGTATCAGATCTATGGTATAGTCACTGTGGCATAATAAATAATGTTGAATATACTGTTTATATCGTACCAAACCGCCACAGCAAATCGGACGGCTGAGGTTTATCCAATCTAACAGCACTGTTCTCtgttttattattgttgtgcAATGAGAGAGGATCAAATTCCGTCCGCGAGACATGGCACTGTCTGTGCTGACACCGAATCAGGCCGTGAGGAGATTCTTTGGTTAGTTGGATGGAGCCTTGCATTATTGGAATCTGCTTCATTGTTTGTCCGTGTTATCGTCTAATTAGGATAATTTTCCTGGAGACATGATTAAAGATGAAGGAAGAAGGAATAATAtctctctctaaaaaaaaggATGGGATTGCATGAGGTCAATAATatctctctcaaaaaaaaaaggatgaagGATTTGAAGTATGAACTGAATCAATGATGAAGCCTAGGCAAGGCAAAGCACTTGAGTCGTGATCAGTGACGGAGGAAAGAcgaaaatttatctatagcgAACTTAATTCTATTAAGGCCAAGTTCGTTCACCctcataagttaacttatcctctcgtttttcacgcgcacgtctcccaaactactaaacggtgtattttttgcaaaatttttttatatgaaaattttaaaaaaatcatattaatctattttatattttataataattaattaatcatatactaatctattaatacgtttttcgtgccggggtaagttaacttacccccaCACaaaacgaacacggcctaaggtCGCTTTCGGCccctataagttaacttatgcccctCTTTTTCGCGCGCATGCTtactgaactgctaaacagtgtattttttattaaaaaaattatatatgaaagttgttttaaaaaatcatattaatatatttttattttttaacaattaataactaattaattatgtactaatctattgctatgtttttcgtgccagataagttaacttgtccTCCTTACCTCGAACGCGGGCTAAGTtctaatttgtatataaaactgcatatgtaaaataaaatgaagctataatgcattaacttataaatcatcatataaatagtactccaTATAAATCacaatacttataaatcatcttTTGCACGGCGTACAACACTAAGTATGGTGAGGGGGGTCTGCCAACGGCCAGGTATGGCGGCCGCCATACCTCACCATAGTGGTGGCTCCGCCACTGGTCGTGATGATGGTTGAGAAAAAACTCTTTAACAGTTTTTCATCTTAACAGTGCATAGATCAACTATGTCATGGGAGGGGCTCAAAACGGATGAAATACAGATGAAAACTAGCTCTATCATATtcgtttttaattttttccaaatCAAAATCGGAATCAGAAACTCGAATACGGAAacggaatcgaatattatTGAACAAATATAGAGTGAGTACGAACCGAATCGAATACAGTGATGAATATTAATCGGAACATAAAACCTCTTAAACTAAGTTTCACAAATTATCAAAGAAacataacttgttatttttttaatataagtatataagtcataaatattttcaaatataagtgATTAATAATATCATAACAAGAAACATCCGTGGCAATTATAGGGTCGTGGGGCCATGGACAcctaatgtttatttttatttttattttattttggaataagGCCGTAGTCCAGCTTTTTATTAAAGCCAGAAAAATAGTTTTGGGAGACTTTACATGACTGATCACAGCACAAAAGAAACACCCAGACTAGGCCAACCAACATATACATCAAACCAGCTGAACAACAGCATTCAGAAGCCAAAAGCTAATCTCAGGGGCAAAGCACACAACGAGTATCAGACTGAAACCAAAAGCGGGGGtttttagatggggctaaagttttttaagtccatgtcacatcagatgtttggacatttatcgtaaatattaaacatatgcTACTTATAAAACTATTACATAAATGAGCCAATTCGCATGacaagcctaattaatccacacaggctaattatggattaattaggttcaatagattagtctcacgaattagtctaagattatagatgagttttattaatagtttacgtttattatctataataaatatctaaacatctgatgtgataaAAGGGAACTAAATCAACCTATCCCTACTCTACGTACTGTTTATTCTCACCGACCAATCCCCACCAGAAGTACGACGGTGTGAGCAGGGACATGGCGCTGCAAACTCTATATCTGACACACATACCCCCTGGGCATCCTCAGAGCAAGTtcagtatagtcaactactagcttcaattcatctatagtcaatctaatagccaactacctataaaacatcaatacatgatctcacatgccatatacatattttgtcttggaacccgtgtgtagctggctacaaattagcaGCAcacctcttttttctctcccctctttatctctttaaaatatgtttatagttggcttatagtctgctattgtacctgctcttagtaTACATTTTCTTAGTAGGGCTATACATGTTATAAGATGCTAGCTTGATGAATGGTACCttaatgtttaaaattataCATCTTATACTAAGGTGGGATCCACTAAAATACAAAGATGTCATCTTTTCCATCTTTCTCTGCCATGcgacattaaatatttagctaaaatattttttaatctaagcACTAGTTGTCTAAATAAGCAATCGGTgtctaaaaaatttagcatAGCACCCTTACTTCGATGTATAGCACTTATCTCACGTATTTCTCTCTACTTTAAGTACCTTTTTAGCCCACAAGTTGGAGCTGTGTAATCACAGCGCTCTGAGAAGTTCCGAGCCTTGCATTATTAGAACAAGTAGGCCATATTTACTCGTCGGCCTAATTCGTTTTCTAACCAAATTCGTTTATTTGGAGTTTGGTGGGCCTAATTTAGATGTAGGCTGAAACGTTGATTGCAATTACATCGGCCTAATTTAGCCATGGGATAAATAAGTGATGGTTTAGGTAACTCAAATGTACTCATGGGCCGTATTCATTGATGTAACCCAAATTCATAAACTTCTAGGCCTGCAAATGGGTTGGGTGAGAATGGGTTTAACGGGTTGGATGTTAGTCTGAATTGGAATAAGTTCACATTGGGTCCCTCAAATTGTCACGAAGTATCAAAATCGTCCCTCGACcgcaataccagaaatgttggCCTCGAAGTTATGAAAACCGTTCAAATCAGGTCCCTTGACAGTATTGGAGGGTGGTTTTGCTCACGTGGCATCCCGGtcagcaaaaaatatattaaaaaatttatggaaCCTACCTGTCAGTGGacaagtcaaaaaaaaataccaaataaaatatgaggcccacctgtcagcctaataataaaataaaaaaaatcgctACCTCTCCTCGTGTTGGTCATAGCGTACGTAACTACGTATGTAGCGCCGATCAGCCAAGAACGAGTTAAGGTTCTTGCTACGATTGCTTTTGAAGTTTTGATTCGAGATATGGCGGCGATAGATGTGTTCGTCAAGGCCGGCAAGCCGCTCGTCGAGAATTAGACCGGGTCGTACCTCGCCTGGTCCGGCAAGGACCAACCGGCCGTCGCCTGGGAGAAGCTCGGGTGTGGGCTACTTGTCTTGAAGCCCCTCAACTTCGTGCTGCCGCACTACGCCGACTCCGGCAAGTTCGGCTACGTTCTTGGCATCAGCGCGGTGGTCAGGGTTCTCCCCGTGGGGGTAGACGCCAGGGAGAGGGTGGTGTGGCTCGAGGCCGGGGATGTCATCACCGTGCGCGCTGGGGAGGTCACGTGGTGGTACAACGATGCAGATGACGGTGGCGAGGATGTCACCATATTGTGTTCGAGGGTGACACGGCGGGCGTCGTCAGCCCCGTGACATGTATGTTGCCGCGGCGCATGCGGTGTACATCGCCCGGGGAAGTGGGCGCGTCCAGATCGTcggtgccggcggcgcgtCGACGCAGCTAGACAGGAAGGTCGCGGCGGGGAGCCTGCTCATCGTGCTGCGGTACAGGGTGGCGCTCGTGGCCAGCCCGGCCGCCATCGCCCCCGCCCTCCCGCGCCAGCCGACTCCTGCCACCGCCGCacgcgtcggccgccgccctcccgcGCCGCTAGCCCGCCCGCCACTGCCCCTGCCCTCCCGCGCCAGCCACTGCCGGTCACCGTCGCTCGGCCGACGCTCGTGCCGCTCGCCCGGCTGCCACCGCCCTCGCACTCCCGCGCCGACCGACGTCCGCCACCGCCAAGAGGCCGACGTGCGCGTCGGCTGTCGCCTTCCCGCGCCGCTAGCCCGGCCGTCACCGCCCTACCCTCTCGCGTCGGCCGCTGCCCGCCGTCGCAGCCGGCTTGACCGCCTCCACCCCTGCCGACGCGCtctagaggaagaagagaggagaggaatggagagagaggagaggaaaggggagaaggggagagtaaaaataaaaaattttgacatacgGGACCTGCAGGCCGACACGTCAACAAAACCGGTCAAAAAATGGGTCAATACTGCCGAGGAACCTTTTTGAACGGATTCTCAAAATTTAGGGGTACACATTTCTATTATTACGGTCAAGAgacgaaaaacaaactcgTCTTCAAGTTTAGGGATCTCTAGTGGACTTATTCCGTCTGAATTTGCTTTGGTTGGGTTGAAATGCACCAACATCTCTATTGGATTGGATTAATTTGGATGCACAAGAAAATTGATCGGTATGGATTGGATTGATTTGGATGCACAGGGGAAATGGATCTAAAAACTCATGCCGATTTAACTCAGATTTGAGCAAACAAGAGGCCACGAAAGCCTGTAAGTTATTCCAGGTCGAAACCAAACAtacaaatcacaaaaaaaatcaccaccCCGTCCTCCAAAATCGCGGTCGCAACTTGAAAACATCACATGATCCCCATGCTCTTACCCATTTCCAAATCAAAATGTTcagattcaaaaaaaaaacgctaTTGATTCtcatatatggaaaaaaaaaaaagaatgcagGGCTCGCCACGCGTGCCAAACTCACCGATTTGCTCTCACTGTTCAGCCCTCTGTCCAATCCACAAAACCAAAAAGAGATTGATTTGTTGATCGAGTCGTACCTGAGAAGAGGCTAGGCAAAACGAAGTCTCGACCGCGGCTGCAGCGTTGACCCGGCGAGTCAGATTGCCAGCTTGTTCACTCCTCTCTCAGAAATGCTGAGTCAcctcacaaaataaaaaaagaaagaaagaaacactTGAGTCCAGTCCAGTAGCCAGAAAATGTGCATCCTTACCAGGCCCAAATAGCATACGAATCTTGAAACAAATCCAGTAGCCAAAAAATCGACTGAccaattctaaaatttcaagCTCTTGATGAATAGCAAAACCAAAGTAActcataatatgaaacggaggtagtaacagTCTggatttaattcatttttctaaactaaatTGGACCTAATCCAATTTTTCTGAACTAAATTGAACCTAATCTAGTTTCTTGTGTGCAAGCAATGAACTGGCTTGCATTCATTGTTTTGTAATCAATCATCCATGTAAAATACAAGCGTTTTGGTGTGACCAATGCAGGACAGCTGAAGCTTTACAAAGATGATTACTACTTACAGTGcagtttttattaaatattctGCCAAAATGAAACAAATCGGTCCCATAAGTGTGTTTCTGTGATCATCAGCAAGCCATGCAAcatccgaaaaaaaaaatcttagttGTAGTGGCACATTCAGTAATGCACTTCTGGTTTATGCTTTGGGATATGTACTATTCCACCTGCATATAGCACAGTTGGATTTACACTTCATAGGTTTGCTTTAGCTGCAGTATGCTTGAGCCAATAGAAATTAAGGAAATGAAGTGTTTTGAGCCAAAGCCACACAAGATTCAACTTCCTTTGTGTGTGTTGTCTTGAAAATTGGGCACCCTCATCAAAGATTGAATGCACAGGGAGACATCATTGCAGGAACAACATAGCACCCAGCATGTTGCAAACTTGTAAGTCATGTTAGCCTACAATTCAATCACATTTGATAATAGTCAtctcagagaaaaaaaaaaagaaaacaagaacaGTCCCAGCATGGCTCAACCCATGTTTGGCCGTCTGGTTACTTGTCAGAGAGTATTTGAATTACAACCCCAACATGATTGTGTTTCAGCACATTCCTGTGATAGTTGCTACAGAATCTAAGGTGTGTTACTGGATTGTCGACATGTACTCTAAACCTTGCTATTCTTGTTCACTTTGCAACACCTGCTaggacctttttttttcaaagcaaATTcccaattaaatattttagccCCAACAGCCTGGGTTTGGCCTGTCAGATAAAATCTCAATGCCTTTTTATTCCAAACCCATTGCCATAAACCATTGTCATTCTCAATCATCAGAGCTACTACAAGATAAAAGTAACAAACAACCTACATACTTCTTCAGCACAAGCTTtaacatatatagattataCAAGACAATCCAAAGGGTCACAAACCTTAATAATTTGCATTCCTGTGCGACGACCTAGCCAAAATCGACAGAAGAACTTCAACACCATCCGTTTCAGTCTACACTCCAAGCAGTGAAGCAACTCAATTTACTTTCTCAAAACAACGGGATGCGTAAGCTTCAGCAAGGCCTGGAATGTGGTCCTTATAAGGATCCACGAACCTTTGCACAAACTTCTCCTCGCCCATCGCGGCTGTGCGGTAGTAATCCAACTCGCAATTCAGCAATCCCTTTGCCCGGAGGACCTTGAGCAAGTAATGCCGAGGCAGCAGCCGCCTTTCAAGGCTATAAGTGAACAGCGCTGGCCTTTGCGCAATGTACCGTTCCTCCAGTCCAATATCCCTCTTGAAGAACTCCGCGGCTCGCCGGATCTTTTTTTCAGACAATGCCAGAAACTGTGGCGACTTCCTCACAATCAATAAGACATCATCCCGTGAAAACCCAAGCTCATCCAGCACCCGCAATTTCGCAGCGACAGACTCCTTGCTTGTTAGGGCCACCGCCATGAGCGCGTACCGGAACATCCGAGAACCGCGGCCCAGCCCTAGCTCCTCCGCTCGTGCCACGGCGTCCCGGAGATAGCTGGGATTCAAGGTGAGCAGCCGTCTGGAGTAGACGGATGGACAACTGGCAATATCACAAGCAGTCATCCCGCATTCCTCGAGGAGCGCCAGGTTCGGCTTCACCACCTTCTCGAGGTCGGAGCCGAGGATGGAGGAGTTCATCTTGAGGCACTTGAGGATCTTCTCGAATGAGCCCAGGACCGGGAGCCAGAAACCGAGGTTTGTGGCGAGGGCGCGGCTGCGGAAGGTGGAGTTGGCGAGAGGGACGAGGCGCGCGATTTGGGAGCGCGAGATGCCCAGGTCGccgagctcggcggcgcgccTAGCTAGGTTTTTCTCCACGCCGGCGCACAGCAACCCtgggtcggcggcgacggcggcggcgacgtcggggcGCGAGACGCCGAGGTCGGAGAGGAAGGCGAGGACGGCGTCGGGCCTGGAGGGGGACCTGAGGTGGGAGAGCTTCCCCGAAGCCTTGGCTGCCTGGGCCCGGGTGAGGCCGCAGGTGGCGACGAGGTACTCCTCGACGGCGAAGGGTTTGGGGGAAgccggcgcggtggtggagacggcgcggcggaggtaGATGAGTGGAGAAATCACTACTGCATCGGGGACATGGGACACGGGCTTCAGGAGGAGAGACACGATGCGCCTCCGGAGGTGgatcatggcggcggcggcggcgcgacgattgccggcggctgctgcttcAAAGCGCGAGGCTAGGCTTTGGCTTTATAATTGTGTATTTATGTGTGTATGCGTCTGTATAATATGTTTTCGTTAAAAATTAGTGTACTTCTGTAACATTAATATCTAGTGCAAATGTTGAATGGATTAAGATACATTTCATGTTGTTGTTTAACCGTGGGtacagatgaaaaaaaaaagagtattgGCAATACATGTGCCATCTCATAAAGGCTGGGAAATGAATCCTTTAATACGCTAAAAAAAGATACTACTAGGTATGTATTCCAAGAGCTTTACAACAACAACGGGTGTAGAACATACTGCGATAATTTAGAACCAAAATGTAGTCTCCTTCGGACGCCTGCTTCTCaagtttaagaaaaaataattttcaataCTTATAAGTTTTGCAatgaacataaataaattataaggaCATACCATCCTCAAATATTGATATATCTTTCAGAGTACGTCGTCTTACCTGAATAGCTTTACGTTGCATATTCAAGGGCCATGTCAAGATAAACAACGGGGATTTTGGCAAaccaaagaaataaaatagatcTGAGTAGAAACACGTTCTCAACTGGTAGGTAACGAGGATGACTTTAGTTATTTATGTGCAAGTTAATATGAAGCCATTAAAACCgcaagaatttaaattttgtaatgcaaaaaatatttgtttatcaATTAGAACAAACCGCTCTCAATTTAGAACACATCGGCTCGCTGACTGTGGCCCCCGTCGACCCTCGAGTGATTTTTGTTGCTCCAAGATGTCATCATCAACtaatttttgttggaccaaGTCTTTTAGTTAATAACTATTGCATACTAATCcttttttctataaagttaatgCTCACTAAGTATAGTTAATGCTaattctctctttctctcatgAAGTCACATCACCTTAATTATTTTAGTCTTAAGATGATACATTAAGGGTATAAATTACATCTCATCTATAAAGTTCGTCCTCACTAAGTCTAGTTAATACTaactctctcttctctcgtAAAACCACGCCACATcgattgtttttagccttagatGATACATCAAAGATGTAAATTGTATCTTTCACATcaccttaattatttttaacctttggaTGATTTATCAAGAGGTTAAATTGCACCTCTTTCATCAAAAGGAATACCATACAACCCAATTATTTTATAACCTGtggataattgataaatgtaaaaaatatataaacacatggaaaaaaaatctagtagATAAGAAAATCTTTTTAGAACTCATATCTGCTATATTCTATACTATCACACAGTTCACTCGCAGCAACACGTGGGGGTGTTCATCTGGtgagtattattattatgcatTACTACTGCCTGCTGTACTGGTGAGCTACATACAGCCTACAAATTACAACATTGCTACTATTTCGGTACCGTTAGACATTGCTATGCTGCTAGCCCCTAATACAGTTACATTTTGGGTATACACAAATGTTCAATAGGTAGTCTATGTGGTATATATGATTATTGCTTTGACTTGATATCACATAAATATTCGTACTGGGAAGTGTTTGTATCTGTCTTGGTACATATTTGTATCCAGTATTATTCTTAATTGTATAtgtattcgataatatccATGTTCTGTCAATTCTGGTTACAAAATGTGGATTAGAATATGAGAACAGTGAGATCCGACCGAACCCGATCAGTTTTCACCCTTAAACTTTTAGAGTTTGCTAAATTACTTCTAATACAATGAGTTACTTTTACGCTTTGCAAAGTTACTTCTAATACAAagagttatttttataatttgctAAATTTCTTCTAATATACTACGTAGTAAAGAGTTGCTTGTATTTTTATGGGGAGTAAATTCTATAGATTGTGAGGATCACTTTTTGGATTATGAAATAATACTATGCagtgtaaaaatatttaatgtcgaatttatttttttactcactaagttttataatataatattttttttaattcatgcGAATGTTAATGAATCCACGTGCATATAAAACCAAATACATTGagcaatggaaaaaaatatctagatatctagaaagtcttacataaTAAGATGTAGGGAGGACATTTTAAGTAAATTAGGTTCAAGTATATCATAAGAAGATCATATACGATTCAAAGTATATTGGTAAACATGGTACtctcatattttatatatgacaccgttgacttttaagattacgtttgatcattcgtgttattcaaaatttatatccaaatatggaaaattataatgcatacttaaagttcctataataataaatcatattataataaaataattaataattatatattttttgaataagacgaatggtcaaacgtagacctaaaagtcatataaaaaatatggagggagtatataaaaaagattggCTACTATACTAATATTAGTTGATGGCGGCTACTGGGCatttaacaaattaaaaaaacatgtaaacaTGTGGCAACACGTTAAAGTTAACGTATAAAACATATTGGATGGTGGCTAATCACTATTGAGCTATAAGACTAACGAACACTTGTTAGGTTATAACAAGTAAAAAGTACGCCGTCCGTGGGATTCGAACCCACGACCACACGGTTAAAAGCCGTGCGCTCTACCGACTGAGCTAGGACGGCTCGTTGTATTGtagcaataaataatttttattggtTTACAAGTTATTTGGTTGCCTAACCGAAAGGGTGATAAAGTTAGGGTGTTTAGttagtgaaataaaaatttttggattggaaggggtttttggatacgaatgaaaaaacgaatttcaaggctggcgtggaaaccgtgagacgaatcttttaattagtctgtcattagcgtatgtgggttattgtagcacttatgactaatcaagtactaattaggctcaaaagattcgtctcacgatttctcacataacgtgtaattaatttttcgttttatctatgtttaatactctatttaagtgtctaaagtttcgatgtgattttttgggtgaaaatttttgggaactaaacaaccccttaacATCAAagttataaaacatattaaatcTATTTATCAATATAAGACTTAAATCtacgcatatatataaataatatatattaatcaatagataaatttaaatatatgaaattcgTACGGcataaaatagagagagtgTAGTTAACCATGTGTTGTAACCCAAAATAAGATTCAGGAAACAGAGGTAGTTAAAGGCAAATCAGAAGAAACGAAATTTTCGTatgtctgatttttttaatgtaaactTTGTTAGGGAAGCAACTGTTTGGTTGACAGCTTataagaatctagaaaagctcctaaacccagcttctccagagtgtggattcttagttcatttttcagaatctgtaactacagattctcagaagctatgaaccgtttggggcagcttctgaCAGAAACAGCTTATGgaaaaagctgcagctggaaGGAGCTCCCCCAAACATGCCCAATAATAAGCATTCAATGCTTCTAGCTTATCTAATCCTTCCGTCTTTTTTACCGAATACCGTTGACTATAGAGTtgatgtttgattattcgttttgttcataaaaattatataattattaattattgttattatcatttgatttattactaaaaatacttcAAGTCTAGcctataattttgcatatttacatacaaatttaaataaaataaaagaataatctaaaaatcatccatcatcaaataaaaaagagttcaCCGAAGCACGCCACCCGTGAGCTGGCTCCCTCGCCAATGAGCCATCGACACTCGGCCGGATCGGCCTGCTTTCTGGTTCGCATCCTTACTTCGAAGGATTATTAAAAAGGATTTCTCTTGATATATGTTTGTAGTCTCATAAATCATCAATTACCTATCCCATATCACACATGActctattttattaatacataTTAACTACATATTTCTCATCAAAGCATGTATTATTTAAGAAATagtatttgcatatatatttggagTAGGGGagataaactttaaatttagagttttttttctctcaaccTACTTAGAAGATGGCTAAAATTAGAGAATCTGTTAGAGGAACTGATAATCATattgtttttactttttatttttctattttgtagATGAAATACGAGATATAGAGATGTGCTGCTTGAAATGCTTTTACACGGCCAAAAATCAAGCTGAGTGTATTATTATCTactaattacttaattagtcCCGCATCCAGAGAGCACGCAGTGACTCTTTTCATGATGCACTATCAGTGCTGCTGCTTTTATGTTCAGACTTTAGACTTCATAGGCAAGAACAGTTACTATAGCccccagctataaacatattccctccgtcccacaaaaaatcaattttttggtCTTTGTGTCAACCATTTgaccatctgttttatttgaaaaattttcaagaaatttttaaaaaattagtcacacataaagtactattcatgttttatcatctaataaaaataaaattattaatcataaattttttttaataagacgaagagttaaacattgtatctaaaaactgaaaagttgatttgttttgggacaaagggagtattttaaagagataagagagtagAGAGAAGAGTAGTTAGCTACAAGCtagctgcagcacggactTCAGGACGTAGTgcgtatgatatgtgagaccatgtattaatgctttgtagttaactat contains the following coding sequences:
- the LOC102703224 gene encoding transcription termination factor MTEF1, chloroplastic-like — translated: MIHLRRRIVSLLLKPVSHVPDAVVISPLIYLRRAVSTTAPASPKPFAVEEYLVATCGLTRAQAAKASGKLSHLRSPSRPDAVLAFLSDLGVSRPDVAAAVAADPGLLCAGVEKNLARRAAELGDLGISRSQIARLVPLANSTFRSRALATNLGFWLPVLGSFEKILKCLKMNSSILGSDLEKVVKPNLALLEECGMTACDIASCPSVYSRRLLTLNPSYLRDAVARAEELGLGRGSRMFRYALMAVALTSKESVAAKLRVLDELGFSRDDVLLIVRKSPQFLALSEKKIRRAAEFFKRDIGLEERYIAQRPALFTYSLERRLLPRHYLLKVLRAKGLLNCELDYYRTAAMGEEKFVQRFVDPYKDHIPGLAEAYASRCFEKVN